One genomic segment of Impatiens glandulifera chromosome 6, dImpGla2.1, whole genome shotgun sequence includes these proteins:
- the LOC124943100 gene encoding putative disease resistance protein RGA1, protein MADVALISGLLSNLAHLIQDEFSLFGSFKKEVQKISSTLSSISAVLEDAERKKEKDKQTEDWLWELKDVAYEVRDIMDECTFEDLRLQVNRRNASSSTLIQVTNSITHPFSSTWTRLKVGHKIKDVQKKLDQISSERQTLRLRESNPDSKIVKFTSSWHDGRYIYGRDVEKKEIIDILVNTSSAKNLSVLPIVGIGGLGKTTLAQMVFNDEKISMHFATKIWVCVSDDFDIQYLMKVILEEKTEAQSEEELQNKVRVKLSGKRFLIVLDDVWNENVEVWDQLRSILDCGSNGAFVLTTTRKQNVAQIMRTIPDFELSGLSNDNCWLLFNERAFMREKPKTPNFVGIGKEISKKCKGIPLLAMILGSQLCLKSDINEWCKIRDSEIWEIFESEEGFDILRILRLSYYDLPYHLRRCFVFCAIFPEDTIIEKERLIQLWMAHGLIPTVKNQEVEDIGNIIWKELCWRSFLKDENLNWFGKEICKMHDIMHNLAQSIMKDKCYTLYAHSSIDGLRREIRHLMVMDDEFVKIPVPFLKKIGGLQSLMLNNRDVDGKQIFLSVLKQLPTLRVLELSFHVLHQDDSLSEIFNSKNESKKYQDLHYLGCLKHLRYLDISGNDHITTLPDSICDLLNLQTLKLNEFYNLETLPRNTKNLISLRHLHLEKCNGLKYMPRGMGQLKHLKTLSLFVISNKKERDCQLDELKELDICGSLTIKKLGRVSDASIERGISMAKKTCINELKLEWTSDDEDDKVDDNEGKSTRDEKIGEALEVSTARLKILIIRGYKGVNPPKWADNVNRDDNEMIILFPLLEEFYISEMKNLRELVSPSCWSTGAFPNLSTLKIYNCPKLGALPPYLKSLKDVYIHGECSDELLYSISNFNGTLTHLNLSELNNDVEHGIFTVNNNINGIEVVLFPWLKELKIGGMKNLRELLSPTIPSVRAFPNLCTLLIRDCPKLGALPPNLNSLKDVTVWVECSNELLYSISNLSSLTHLTLIGLGERSVLFGVRSAFPSLRFLSIDRCPKLRRLFDEGMIMQETLKNHLQGQTERTRGHISSLTELISTNNCQNRDLMNFLTELICNTKISDCQNKDFINSLKELDIRNCPELTISVEEFRNFNINNSLQRLYIRRCPKLVSSEEANDFRALLLSLRNSLLPPEKGTSVLEKFNVDITF, encoded by the coding sequence ATGGCTGATGTAGCTCTAATCAGTGGATTGCTTTCAAACTTGGCACATCTGATTCAGGATGAATTCTCGTTGTTTGGGAGTTTTAAGAAGGAGGTTCAAAAGATATCCAGCACACTATCTTCGATTAGTGCCGTTCTTGAGGATGCAGAGAGAAAGAAGGAGAAGGACAAACAAACGGAAGATTGGTTGTGGGAACTGAAAGATGTGGCGTACGAGGTTCGAGACATCATGGATGAGTGCACTTTTGAAGATCTTCGTCTTCAAGTCAACAGGCGTAATGCCTCCTCTTCAACCCTGATCCAGGTAACCAACTCAATAACCCATCCTTTTAGTAGTACTTGGACACGTCTAAAAGTTGGTCACAAAATTAAGGATGTTCAAAAGAAGCTTGACCAAATTTCTTCAGAGCGCCAAACGTTACGTTTGCGTGAATCTAATCCTGACTCAAAAATAGTTAAGTTTACTAGTAGTTGGCATGATGGGAGATATATTTATGGGAGAGATGTGGAAAAGAAAGAGATTATTGATATTCTAGTCAATACATCTAGTGCCaaaaacttatctgttctgcCAATTGTTGGAATTGGGGGTCTTGGTAAAACAACACTTGCCCAAATGGTCTTCAACGACGAGAAAATTTCTATGCATTTTGCAACCAAAATCTGGGTTTGTGTTTCTGATGATTTTGATATTCAATATTTGATGAAAGTCATCTTAGAAGAAAAGACGGAAGCACAATCAGAAGAAGAATTGCAGAACAAAGTTAGAGTAAAATTGAGTGGAAAAAGATTTTTGATTGTATTGGATGATGTTTGGAATGAAAACGTTGAGGTATGGGATCAGTTGAGATCTATCTTGGATTGTGGATCAAATGGTGCGTTCGTCCTTACCACAACACGGAAACAAAATGTGGCACAAATCATGAGAACAATTCCAGATTTTGAATTATCAGGGCTCTCTAACGATAATTGTTGGCTACTCTTTAATGAGCGTGCATTCATGCGTGAAAAACCAAAAACTCCGAACTTTGTTGGTATTGGAAAAGAAATATCTAAAAAATGTAAGGGTATTCCCTTACTTGCCATGATATTAGGAAGTCAATTGTGCTTAAAGAGTGATATAAATGAATGGTGTAAAATAAGAGATAGTGAGATATGGGAGATATTTGAAAGTGAAGAAGGATTTGATATTTTGCGTATTCTAAGGTTGAGTTACTATGACCTTCCTTATCATTTGAGAAGATGCTTTGTGTTTTGTGCTATATTTCCCGAGGATACTATAATTGAAAAGGAGAGATTAATCCAATTGTGGATGGCACATGGTTTAATTCCTACTGTTAAAAATCAAGAAGTGGAAGATATTGGGAATATAATTTGGAAAGAGTTGTGTTGGAGATCCTTTTTAAAAGACGAGAATTTAAATTGGTTTGGAAAAGAAATATGTAAGATGCACGATATTATGCACAATCTTGCCCAATCTATTATGAAAGATAAATGTTATACATTGTATGCTCATAGCTCAATAGATGGTTTAAGACGAGAAATTCGTCATTTAATGGTAATGGATGATGAATTTGTCAAAATTCCAGTTCCTTTTCTTAAGAAAATTGGAGGGTTGCAATCACTAATGCTCAATAATAGAGATGTTGATGGAAAGCAGATTTTTTTAAGTGTCTTGAAGCAACTTCCGACTTTACGTGTCCTTGAACTAAGCTTCCATGTGTTGCATCAAGACGATTCCCTCAGTGAGATATTCAACTCCAAGAATGAATCGAAAAAGTATCAAGATTTGCATTACCTGGGATGTCTAAAACATCTTAGATACTTAGACATTTCCGGTAATGATCATATAACAACATTACCTGATAGTATTTGTGATCTCTTGAACTTACAGACTTTGAAACTCAATGAGTTTTATAATCTTGAAACTTTGCCCAGAAATACGAAAAACCTTATTAGTCTGCGGCATCTTCATTTGGAGAAATGTAATGGATTAAAATATATGCCTAGAGGGATGGGGCAATTGAAACATCTGAAGACGTTAAGCTTGTTTGTGATAAGCAACAAGAAGGAAAGAGACTGTCAACTTGATGAATTAAAAGAATTGGATATCTGCGGATCATTGACAATTAAGAAACTTGGAAGAGTTAGTGATGCATCTATAGAAAGAGGGATAAGTATGGCTAAAAAGACGTGTATCAATGAATTGAAGTTGGAATGGAcatctgatgatgaagatgataaaGTTGATGATAATGAGGGCAAGAGTACTAGAGAtgagaaaattggtgaagctctAGAGGTTTCAACTGCGAGGCTGAAGATTTTGATAATCAGGGGTTACAAAGGTGTGAATCCCCCTAAATGGGCGGACAATGTGAATAGAGATGACAATGAAATGATAATACTATTCCCTTTGTTAGAGGAATTTTATATTTCTGAAATGAAGAATTTGAGGGAACTGGTATCACCTAGCTGTTGGAGTACTGGAGCATTCCCTAATCTATCCACGCTGAAGATATATAATTGCCCAAAGCTAGGAGCCTTGCCACCGTATCTCAAATCACTCAAAGATGTATATATTCATGGCGAATGTTCGGATGAGTTGTTATATAGCATCTCAAATTTTAATGGTACTCTCACTCATCTGAATCTTAGTGAATTGAATAATGACGTGGAGCATGGAATATTCACCGTCAACAACAACATTAATGGAATTGAAGTAGTGTTATTCCCTTGGTTAAAGGAACTCAAGATTGGTGGCATGAAGAATTTGAGGGAATTGTTGTCTCCTACTATTCCGAGTGTCAGAGCATTCCCTAATCTCTGCACGCTGTTGATACGTGATTGCCCAAAGCTAGGGGCCTTGCCACCGAATCTCAACTCACTCAAAGATGTAACTGTTTGGGTTGAATGTTCTAATGAGTTGTTATATAGCATCTCAAATCTTAGTTCCCTCACTCATCTCACTCTTATTGGATTGGGTGAAAGAAGTGTTTTATTTGGAGTACGCTCAGCTTTCCCATCTCTTCGATTCCTGTCTATTGATAGGTGCCCCAAGTTAAGGCGTTTGTTTGATGAGGGAATGATAATGCAAGAGACATTAAAGAATCATCTTCAAGGACAAACAGAAAGAACAAGAGGTCACATCAGCTCTCTCACGGAATTGATTAGTACTAATAATTGCCAGAACAGAGACTTAATGAACTTTCTCACGGAATTGATTTGTAATACAAAGATTAGTGACTGCCAGAACAAAGACTTCATCAACTCTCTCAAGGAATTGGATATTCGTAATTGTCCCGAGTTGACGATATCAGTTGAGGAATTTAGAAActtcaatattaataattcactaCAGAGATTGTATATCAGGCGTTGTCCCAAGTTGGTGTCTTCAGAAGAAGCGAACGATTTTAGGGCACTCCTGCTTTCCCTTCGAAACAGCCTACTTCCTCCTGAGAAGGGAACCAGCGTACTTGAGAAGTTCAATGTAGATATCACATTTTGA